From Helicoverpa armigera isolate CAAS_96S chromosome 19, ASM3070526v1, whole genome shotgun sequence, one genomic window encodes:
- the LOC110373923 gene encoding asparaginyl-tRNA synthetase: MFSSCNYSRLKHIFKFKELYKQYSVIAAVLDKPNVGNVTEIKGWVKNLRKQKDLIFADVSDGSCAQKLQIVIPKNVAAESLTYGSSVHITGKLSKSPRGQLELVADNVNVLGTCVVLDGYPFNPRTTHPPEYTRQYLHLRPRTNYISAILRTRSAVTKHIYDYFALKKYTNIHTPILTSNDCEGAGEVFKIQPDNEETVKAMMQEGRDRDSVYFGSKTFLTVSGQLHLEAACRGMGNVYTFGPTFRAENSRSRLHLSEFYMLEAELAFCETLEQLQGAIEDLLKYVFIETRNTNEADLFLIDKTNKAPTWVNKEFVTLTYDEARQILEKKGLVLTEEGINKEQELTLVEHCNGVPVFVLKWPKDMKSFYMKECSEDSTKVDALDLLTPITGEVVGGSLREDNYEKLKSKLPSERLNWYLELRKFGNIPTGGYGLGLERLLQVICNVNNIKDTLPFPRWPHNCDM; encoded by the exons atGTTTAGTAGTTGTAACTATAGTagactaaaacatatttttaagttcAAGGAGCTGTATAAGCAATACAGCGTGATAGCTGCAGTTTTGGATAAACCTAACGTCGGTAACGTTACCGAAATAAAG GGTTGGGTGAAAAACCTGCGGAAGCAGAAAGATCTTATTTTTGCCGACGTAAGTGATGGATCTTGCGCACAGAAACTGCAGATAGTAATTCCCAAAAACGTCGCAGCAGAGTCATTAACGTATGGTTCTTCAGTCCACATCACTGGTAAACTATCCAAAAGCCCGAGAGGACAGCTGGAACTTGTTGCTGATAATGTAAATGTCCTGGGCACATGTGTAGTCTTAGACGGCTATCCTTTCAACCCAAGAACGACGCATCCCCCAGAGTATACACGACAATACCTGCATTTACGTCCCAGAACTAACTATATCTCGGCTATTTTACGCACACGAAGTGCTGTCACAAAGCACATTTATGATTactttgctttaaaaaaatatacaaacattcaCACACCTATTCTGACTTCAAATGACTGTGAGGGTGCTGGGGAAGTGTTTAAAATACAACCAGATAATGAGGAGACAGTGAAAGCCATGATGCAAGAAGGGAGAGATAGAGACTCTGTGTACTTTGGCAGTAAAACATTCCTAACAGTATCAGGACAGTTGCATTTAGAAGCTGCGTGTAGAGGCATGGGCAATGTCTACACTTTTGGCCCAACTTTCAGAGCAGAGAACTCTAGATCTAGACTTCATTTATCAGAATTCTACATGCTAGAAGCTGAGCTGGCATTCTGTGAAACTCTGGAACAACTACAAGGTGCCATAGAAGACTTACTAAAGTATGTTTTCATTGAGACTCGGAACACCAATGaggcagatttatttttaattgataaaacaaacaaagctcCCACTTGGGTAAATAAAGAATTTGTCACACTAACCTATGATGAGGCTAGACAGATATTAGAGAAGAAAGGCTTGGTACTCACAGAGGAAGGTATAAATAAGGAGCAGGAGTTAACACTGGTTGAGCACTGCAATGGTGTTCCAGTGTTTGTGCTCAAGTGGCCCAAAGATATGAAGTCATTTTATATGAAGGAATGTTCTGAAGATAGCACAAAG GTAGATGCTCTAGATCTACTAACACCGATCACAGGCGAAGTCGTCGGCGGAAGTCTAAGAGAAGACAACTACGAGAAGCTGAAGTCCAAATTGCCTTCAGAAAGATTAAACTGGTATTTAGAACTGAGGAAATTCGGCAATATACCTACTGGCGGTTATGGGTTAGGCTTGGAGAGATTATTGCAAGTTATATGCAATGTTAACAATATTAAAGACACCTTGCCATTTCCTAGGTGGCCGCATAATTGTGATATGTAA